The region CTGACCGACGCTGTACGGGGTTGGATTTGGCGGCCTCTGACTGCTGGTAGACCACGTTATCTGCCCGGTAACCGGGCAGGCATGTCCCACAGTCGGGACATCTTGGTGAGTTCGCTGCTCCACAGGGCCACTTCGGGGACCGACGGGGCAGATGCCCTTCTTTCCGGCGTGTCGGCTGATTTCCTGGACCAACTCAATCGCTTGACCGCGACTGCGAGCGACCTGAATCCGCTAAACGTCCAGCTCGCGAAGCGGTTGGAGAACAGCATTCTGGGGGGTGAGGTTCGGGTGGCAGTCTCGGATTCCCGATACCCGCATGTAAGGTTTCGTCCGTCGGGCTGGCGGCAGGACATGCCGTTAATGCGAACATCGTCGATGGTATCGGAGTTGGCTTCTGTCGTGGTCTTTTTACGCCACATAGTGCGTCCAGGTGATCTGCTGATCATCGATGAGCCGGAGGCGCACCTGCATCCCGGGATGCAGGCCGTGCTGGCCCGGGAGGTCATCCGGTGGGTGCTTTCCGGATTCAGAGTTGTCGTGACGACGCATAGTGAGTGGTTCCTTGAGCAGGTGGCCAATCGCGTCAAGCTATCCAGCACGCCACAAGAAAGGCGAACTGGGATCGCGGACCCGGATGTGGCGATACCACCCGCCCACGTTGGCGTGTGGTTGTTCCGATCAAAAGGGGAGGGAGATGGCTCCTTCGTGGATGGATTGGAACTAGACCCGGAGACTGGCCTCTATCCAGCGGACCATGACGCCGTGAGCGAGGCGCTTTACAACGAGAGTGCGCGGATCTTCCGGTGCTCTCCGGATGACCGGGGAGAATGAACGGTATCCTGCGGCATGTCCGGCAAAGTGTCCATGAGGCATGCTTCGCGACGAAATGCAGAAAAGGGAATTGCTCACTGAAGCTGGGCGGCGTACCGCGAGACCGCTTGGTCATCGATCTCGATTGCGAAAGAATGCGGATCTCGGAAGACCGCAAACGGTGCGACTACCTGCTCGTTGCCGAAGGACCCTCGGCGTGTATCGTGCCAATTGAACTAAAGGGCGGGAGGTTCAACGGCGAACATGCGGTCGATCAACTTCAAGGAGGTGTAGAGGCTCTACGGCTGTCGAGATGGGTATCTGGCCGTGCCGATTGGGAACTCGTGCCGGTAATCGGGCACGCGAAAGGAGTGCGTCGAGCGGAACTCAAGCGACTCCGGCGCCGGAAGGTCAAGCTCGGCGGACGAGCAGCACAAGCCGAACTGCTCAGATGCGGTCGAGCTCTCGGGGAGGTGCTTGGGGACCGGCATTCGACGGCTTGACGACCACCGCCACGGATCAACCCTAGGCAATAGCTGTGGAAGCGTGGGGGACATGAACTTCGGCCACTTGCCGAAAGACTTACCAGAAACGGCGTTTACCATGGCC is a window of Gammaproteobacteria bacterium DNA encoding:
- a CDS encoding AAA family ATPase, producing MSSLLHRATSGTDGADALLSGVSADFLDQLNRLTATASDLNPLNVQLAKRLENSILGGEVRVAVSDSRYPHVRFRPSGWRQDMPLMRTSSMVSELASVVVFLRHIVRPGDLLIIDEPEAHLHPGMQAVLAREVIRWVLSGFRVVVTTHSEWFLEQVANRVKLSSTPQERRTGIADPDVAIPPAHVGVWLFRSKGEGDGSFVDGLELDPETGLYPADHDAVSEALYNESARIFRCSPDDRGE